In one Mucilaginibacter ginsenosidivorax genomic region, the following are encoded:
- a CDS encoding right-handed parallel beta-helix repeat-containing protein: MSRLLRTCCAIYLIFNCGNLAFGFKSQSGLSSISRQYLSRIQKPQGTIYFVSPNGSDFNKGNSRLRPWKTIQKVNATKFNPGDQILFEGGHVFIGNLIASSNGADSQYIRYSSYGKTKAIIDARLGTGIYVLDKSNIWVDSLIIRGGFNEKLQNGNSGSGIEFRNDLPGAVVLGTCYVSNCDISGFFKAGIQFLTNPIDQSNSGFSNLIVYANNVHDNSVAGISSLVNYQAKPGSTDYAFGNVYIGFNRVCRNLGYKPGNGNHTGDGIVIGSAGGGIIEHNMAWDNGWNNTNIKGGPAAIWCWDSTEILFQFNEAFHNGSTSKVDGDGFDLDGGTTNCIMQYNYSHDNAGAGFLLWEYGNPRGNASHNIIRYNISKSDGRENGYSSIYIGANTGICNDNVFYNNTCYNFGSCVQVVDGNVGNRFFNNVFYSTEKDSAIVIVKQGGWFLNNDYYNSGGGFKVSLNGKMYYSLSELQSSGVSEALKGHNYGYNIDPLFDSPANAATSGLFFPNTLRNFNLSRGSLLKNAGIDRRQVGLNSPGINYNGLSLPNEKLPDIGACGYKL; the protein is encoded by the coding sequence ATGAGCAGGCTGTTACGGACTTGTTGTGCTATTTATCTCATTTTCAATTGTGGAAATCTTGCCTTTGGATTCAAAAGCCAATCCGGGCTTAGCAGTATATCGCGCCAGTATTTATCCCGGATTCAAAAGCCTCAAGGAACAATATATTTTGTTAGTCCCAACGGGAGCGATTTCAACAAGGGAAATTCGCGATTGCGCCCATGGAAAACGATACAAAAGGTGAACGCCACTAAATTCAATCCGGGCGATCAGATTCTCTTTGAAGGCGGCCACGTTTTCATTGGGAATCTAATAGCAAGCAGTAACGGTGCAGATAGTCAATACATTAGATATAGTAGCTATGGAAAAACCAAGGCCATTATAGATGCTCGGTTGGGCACTGGAATATACGTGCTTGATAAATCTAACATTTGGGTAGATAGCCTGATCATTCGAGGTGGATTTAATGAAAAGTTGCAGAATGGCAATAGCGGCAGTGGTATCGAATTCAGGAATGACTTACCAGGAGCTGTAGTGTTGGGCACCTGTTATGTATCAAACTGCGATATCAGTGGTTTTTTTAAAGCGGGAATTCAATTCTTGACTAATCCGATAGATCAGAGTAATAGTGGATTCAGCAATCTGATTGTATATGCTAATAACGTTCATGATAACAGCGTTGCCGGAATTTCTTCGCTTGTGAATTATCAGGCCAAACCAGGAAGCACTGACTACGCATTCGGTAATGTATACATTGGCTTTAATAGAGTTTGCCGAAATTTAGGGTATAAACCGGGGAATGGGAACCATACAGGAGATGGCATTGTCATCGGAAGCGCTGGAGGCGGTATCATCGAACACAATATGGCATGGGATAATGGATGGAATAACACCAATATAAAGGGCGGTCCTGCCGCAATCTGGTGTTGGGATTCAACGGAAATCTTATTTCAATTCAACGAAGCATTTCACAATGGGTCGACGTCAAAGGTCGATGGAGATGGATTTGATCTTGATGGTGGTACAACAAATTGCATCATGCAGTACAATTACAGCCATGATAACGCCGGAGCCGGTTTTTTGCTGTGGGAATATGGAAATCCTCGTGGTAATGCTTCACATAATATCATACGTTATAATATTAGCAAATCAGATGGTAGAGAAAATGGTTATTCATCTATTTATATCGGTGCAAATACCGGCATCTGCAACGACAATGTCTTTTATAATAATACTTGCTATAATTTCGGCTCATGCGTACAGGTCGTAGATGGAAACGTCGGAAACAGATTTTTTAATAATGTTTTTTACTCAACTGAAAAGGACTCTGCCATCGTTATTGTTAAACAAGGCGGATGGTTTTTGAATAATGATTATTATAATTCCGGTGGAGGATTTAAGGTGTCTTTAAATGGTAAGATGTATTATTCACTCAGTGAATTACAGTCATCCGGGGTTAGTGAAGCCTTAAAAGGACATAATTATGGTTATAATATAGACCCATTGTTTGATAGCCCGGCCAATGCCGCGACAAGCGGTCTTTTTTTCCCCAACACACTTAGGAACTTCAATTTAAGCAGGGGTTCACTATTGAAAAATGCCGGAATCGATCGGCGACAGGTTGGTTTAAATTCACCTGGTATCAATTACAATGGATTAAGTTTGCCAAATGAGAAATTACCAGATATTGGGGCTTGCGGATATAAGCTTTAG
- a CDS encoding quinone oxidoreductase family protein codes for MKALTFSNFGDPGVLQYLEIAPPVLKAGEILVEMKAIGLNFSDTERRKGNYHLLGKPPYIAGYEGAGIVADNNGLPGFKPGDRVSFGDVPFANAELVAVPVTHAIPLPAEISFDTAAAILLQGMTAHYLATDSYPVKPGETVLLHAVAGGVGQLLTQICKLLGAKVIGLTSSEAKRTTALAAGADTVFLYQDDWKRQVLEYTGGKGVHVTYDSVAKTLNDSLEVTRTLGTVVLYGKAGGLPEPPPSLELLMDRSQTITGGDLWSYLDSKEERIKRSGVLFKWISSGQLVLQTPKAFKLADGKLAHEYMESKQSTGKIILIP; via the coding sequence ATGAAAGCGTTAACATTTTCCAATTTTGGCGATCCAGGGGTTCTTCAATACCTGGAGATCGCCCCACCTGTGTTAAAGGCCGGAGAAATACTGGTCGAGATGAAAGCTATCGGTCTTAACTTTTCCGATACCGAAAGACGCAAGGGAAATTATCATCTATTGGGTAAACCTCCGTATATAGCCGGTTATGAAGGCGCTGGCATTGTTGCAGATAACAATGGCCTCCCCGGCTTTAAACCTGGCGACAGGGTAAGCTTTGGCGACGTGCCCTTTGCCAATGCTGAACTGGTTGCCGTTCCGGTAACGCATGCCATTCCTTTACCTGCCGAAATAAGCTTTGATACCGCCGCAGCTATACTGTTACAAGGCATGACCGCACATTACCTGGCGACAGATAGCTATCCGGTTAAGCCGGGCGAAACTGTATTGTTGCATGCCGTAGCCGGTGGCGTTGGTCAGCTACTTACACAGATATGCAAATTGCTGGGTGCAAAAGTTATCGGCCTCACATCATCCGAGGCTAAAAGAACAACCGCCCTGGCAGCCGGAGCCGACACAGTTTTTTTATATCAGGATGATTGGAAAAGGCAGGTTTTGGAATATACCGGAGGTAAGGGTGTACACGTAACCTATGATAGTGTAGCGAAAACCCTGAATGATAGCCTCGAGGTAACCCGGACATTGGGTACGGTAGTATTGTATGGCAAAGCCGGAGGATTACCGGAGCCCCCACCATCTTTAGAGTTGCTGATGGATCGCTCACAAACCATTACAGGTGGCGACCTCTGGAGTTACCTGGATTCAAAAGAGGAGCGGATCAAACGATCCGGGGTATTATTTAAGTGGATAAGCTCGGGCCAGTTGGTATTACAGACTCCCAAAGCTTTTAAACTGGCCGATGGCAAATTGGCGCATGAGTATATGGAAAGCAAGCAAAGTACCGGGAAGATCATTTTAATTCCCTGA
- a CDS encoding TetR/AcrR family transcriptional regulator, which translates to MGKAQETRMVILQKAFELIYANGYKTTSIDQIIATTQVTKGAFFYHFKTKDQMGVAIIKDLLMPRLAENILKPLQTDRNPLEAIYQLIESLLTKNDFLKIEFGCPVANFTHEMSPWNTDFNKVLKDLISQWTKAMTETIENGKGKGFVRNDVDAGQVTLFVLSGYWGIRNFGKLKNTKAVYKDYLIALKSYLNTLQ; encoded by the coding sequence ATGGGAAAGGCACAGGAAACACGCATGGTTATTTTACAGAAGGCGTTCGAATTGATCTATGCGAACGGTTATAAGACCACCAGTATCGATCAAATTATAGCCACAACACAAGTTACAAAAGGTGCTTTTTTTTACCATTTCAAAACTAAAGATCAGATGGGGGTTGCCATCATTAAAGATCTTTTAATGCCCAGGCTCGCGGAAAATATCCTTAAGCCTTTGCAAACCGACCGAAACCCTTTAGAAGCAATATATCAGCTGATAGAAAGTCTCCTGACAAAAAATGATTTTTTAAAAATCGAGTTCGGTTGCCCTGTTGCCAACTTCACCCATGAAATGTCACCATGGAACACCGATTTCAATAAAGTACTTAAAGATTTGATCAGCCAATGGACCAAAGCCATGACGGAGACTATTGAAAATGGAAAAGGGAAAGGATTTGTACGGAACGATGTGGATGCCGGTCAGGTTACCTTATTTGTCCTCTCCGGATATTGGGGAATTCGGAATTTCGGCAAACTAAAGAACACAAAAGCTGTCTATAAGGATTATTTAATAGCATTGAAAAGCTATTTAAATACCTTGCAGTAA
- the gap gene encoding type I glyceraldehyde-3-phosphate dehydrogenase — protein sequence MKIAINGFGRIGRMTLRALQNHPDVEVVAINDLTDAATLAHLLKYDTAHGKFPGEVSSEKDAIIVNGKRIALLSEREPQKLPWKALEIDVVVESTGRFTDRETAHGHILAGAKKVLITAPASGGVKTIVHGVNNKLIGDDVIYCTASCTTGAIAPVLTVLEKEFGILSGYMVTVHAFTADQNLQDAPHKDLRRARAAAYSIIPTSTGAAKAIGDVLPELKGKLDGYAYRVPVIDGSIVDLSINLKRDVTIEEINSALKHYAENSLKGVLEYTEEPLVSSDILGNTHSSIVDGSLTKNIGNLVKVVAWYDNEVGISNRIAELVSII from the coding sequence ATGAAAATTGCAATCAATGGCTTTGGCCGCATCGGCAGAATGACGCTTCGGGCCTTACAAAACCATCCTGACGTGGAAGTTGTAGCCATTAACGATTTAACCGATGCTGCGACGCTTGCTCATCTGCTGAAGTACGATACGGCCCATGGTAAATTTCCTGGTGAAGTATCATCTGAAAAGGATGCCATCATTGTCAATGGAAAACGAATTGCCCTGTTAAGTGAACGCGAACCACAGAAACTGCCCTGGAAAGCCCTTGAAATTGACGTTGTAGTCGAATCCACCGGGAGGTTCACCGACAGGGAGACTGCCCATGGACATATTCTTGCGGGAGCAAAAAAGGTGCTGATCACTGCCCCGGCATCAGGTGGCGTAAAAACTATCGTTCACGGTGTGAACAATAAGCTGATCGGTGATGATGTGATCTATTGTACCGCATCATGTACGACAGGGGCTATTGCGCCGGTGCTTACCGTTTTGGAAAAAGAATTCGGTATCCTATCAGGATACATGGTTACCGTTCACGCCTTTACTGCAGACCAGAACCTGCAGGATGCTCCCCACAAAGACCTGCGCAGGGCAAGAGCGGCGGCTTACTCGATCATCCCGACTTCAACCGGTGCTGCCAAAGCAATTGGCGACGTTCTTCCGGAGCTTAAAGGAAAACTTGATGGGTACGCCTACCGAGTTCCCGTTATTGATGGTTCAATAGTGGACCTTTCAATTAACTTAAAGCGTGATGTTACCATCGAAGAAATAAATAGTGCACTTAAACATTACGCTGAAAATTCGCTGAAAGGAGTTTTGGAGTATACCGAGGAACCATTGGTTTCTTCAGACATTCTTGGTAATACGCATTCCTCAATCGTGGATGGCAGCCTCACTAAAAACATCGGTAATTTAGTTAAGGTCGTTGCCTGGTATGACAATGAAGTTGGTATCTCCAATCGAATCGCTGAATTGGTATCTATTATATAA
- a CDS encoding NAD(P)-dependent oxidoreductase produces MKIAIIGISGNVGQRLSAEALNRGHQVTGIARNVDVVGVKGNLKLVNGNAADSVALSEILKGHDVVISSLKFETADPNKLIEAVRLSGVKRYLVVGGASSLNFKPGVTVLESGHVPDWAIGEAKAGVRFLDILHDVNDVQWTFLSPSALFTEGERTGKFRLGKDDLLIGENGKSSISYEDFAIALIDEVETPKHQQSRFTVGY; encoded by the coding sequence ATGAAAATAGCAATTATTGGTATATCGGGAAATGTTGGCCAACGCTTATCAGCAGAGGCCCTAAACCGTGGTCACCAAGTGACCGGTATCGCAAGGAACGTAGATGTAGTTGGAGTTAAAGGCAACCTAAAGCTCGTAAATGGAAATGCAGCTGATTCGGTAGCACTATCCGAAATATTGAAAGGCCATGATGTTGTAATAAGCAGCCTTAAATTTGAAACCGCTGACCCGAACAAATTGATCGAAGCGGTGCGCCTATCAGGCGTAAAACGTTACTTAGTTGTAGGCGGGGCTTCCAGCCTTAATTTCAAACCTGGCGTAACAGTTTTAGAATCCGGCCATGTACCTGACTGGGCAATCGGGGAAGCGAAAGCAGGTGTTCGTTTCCTGGACATACTTCACGATGTAAATGATGTGCAATGGACATTCCTTAGCCCCTCGGCGTTATTCACTGAAGGAGAGCGTACCGGAAAATTCAGGTTAGGTAAAGATGATCTACTCATTGGAGAAAACGGAAAAAGCTCGATTTCTTATGAAGATTTCGCGATAGCACTGATTGACGAAGTGGAAACTCCTAAACACCAGCAGTCCCGGTTTACTGTTGGATACTAA
- a CDS encoding helix-turn-helix domain-containing protein translates to MPATIKKYEFKEGLPHEFEILDLETLFNFASDKLTAPHRTGFYHIIWFESGEADHLVDFNPVHVSANTILFLNKDIVHRFDPTGNFAGKMILFTDGFYCRNEQDAKFLKSSVLFNTILGTTQIHIEGKLIEVLNELVGLMNEEAEKGKDSRQSEIIQNFLHNFLLLAEREQNNQPANETAKGSDYDLVLLFKDLLEHGFLQRRLISDYAREMFVTEKRLNQATSKILGKTAKDVTDDRMVLEAKRLLSHTSKSVKEISYGLGFEEPTNFIKYFRKHNGLTPIEFREKYAIE, encoded by the coding sequence ATGCCGGCAACTATAAAAAAATATGAATTCAAGGAAGGCTTACCTCACGAATTTGAAATTCTTGATTTGGAAACGCTATTCAATTTTGCATCCGATAAATTAACGGCACCGCACCGGACTGGTTTTTATCACATCATTTGGTTTGAAAGCGGCGAGGCTGATCATTTGGTTGATTTCAATCCGGTTCATGTTTCGGCTAACACTATTTTATTTCTCAATAAGGACATTGTGCACCGCTTTGACCCTACAGGAAATTTTGCGGGAAAGATGATCCTATTTACTGATGGTTTTTATTGCAGAAACGAACAGGATGCAAAATTTTTAAAAAGTTCAGTACTCTTTAATACCATTCTTGGTACAACCCAGATCCATATTGAGGGCAAGCTTATTGAGGTGTTAAACGAGCTTGTTGGTTTGATGAACGAGGAAGCTGAAAAAGGTAAAGACTCCAGGCAGTCGGAAATTATACAAAATTTTCTACATAATTTCCTGCTGCTTGCTGAACGTGAGCAGAATAATCAACCTGCCAATGAAACCGCCAAAGGCTCGGATTATGACCTCGTATTATTATTTAAAGATTTACTTGAACATGGATTTCTGCAACGCAGATTGATTAGTGATTATGCCAGGGAAATGTTTGTAACGGAAAAACGGTTGAACCAGGCAACATCAAAGATATTGGGAAAAACTGCAAAAGATGTTACTGACGACCGGATGGTTTTGGAAGCTAAGCGCTTGTTATCACACACGTCTAAAAGCGTTAAAGAAATTAGTTACGGCCTTGGCTTTGAAGAGCCTACAAATTTTATAAAGTATTTCCGGAAACACAATGGTCTGACGCCGATTGAGTTCAGAGAGAAATATGCAATTGAATAA
- a CDS encoding MBL fold metallo-hydrolase yields MKTIKYVFAILGLVAGITCFSVQAQTVKSFNGKDLKLSYYNSAEANFGVSSVLVSGKTDAILFDAQFTVPDAERLTAEIKKSGKHLKAIFISYGDPDFYFGLEVIKKSYPDVPVYSTAPIIEHIKATYKGKLAYWGSVYKDAVPKTAVIPTVYTKDKLTLEGKKLEIVKVQGAPARSFIWIPSEEAVIGGINVFGNDFHLWTADDATEAKRALWIKALDQIAGYKPVIVIPGHFGSKAELNLASVSFTKAYLQTYSQLLKSNKTSQSLIASLKAKYPNLAFQTALELSAKVNTGEMAWK; encoded by the coding sequence ATGAAAACAATTAAATATGTGTTTGCAATTTTAGGCTTAGTTGCAGGCATAACCTGTTTTTCAGTTCAGGCACAAACTGTTAAAAGTTTTAATGGTAAAGACTTAAAGCTTAGTTATTACAATTCGGCCGAGGCCAATTTTGGTGTTAGCTCCGTACTTGTCAGCGGCAAAACGGATGCGATCCTGTTTGACGCACAATTTACGGTGCCCGATGCGGAAAGGCTGACCGCCGAAATTAAAAAAAGTGGTAAACACCTAAAAGCGATTTTTATCAGTTATGGTGACCCCGATTTTTATTTCGGTCTTGAAGTCATAAAAAAGAGTTATCCTGATGTGCCTGTTTATTCAACAGCGCCGATCATTGAGCACATTAAAGCTACCTATAAAGGCAAATTAGCCTACTGGGGAAGCGTGTATAAAGATGCGGTACCCAAAACAGCTGTTATTCCAACAGTCTATACCAAGGACAAACTGACCCTTGAAGGTAAAAAGCTGGAAATCGTTAAAGTGCAAGGTGCGCCTGCCCGTAGCTTTATCTGGATTCCATCGGAAGAAGCAGTGATTGGTGGTATCAACGTATTTGGCAATGATTTTCATCTTTGGACCGCCGATGATGCTACGGAGGCTAAGCGCGCACTTTGGATAAAAGCATTGGATCAAATAGCTGGTTATAAGCCGGTAATCGTCATTCCAGGGCACTTTGGAAGCAAAGCTGAACTGAATTTAGCTTCGGTAAGTTTCACTAAGGCTTATTTGCAAACATATAGCCAATTACTAAAATCAAATAAAACTTCACAATCATTGATTGCCTCACTTAAAGCGAAATACCCAAACCTGGCATTTCAAACTGCGCTCGAGCTGAGCGCAAAGGTTAACACTGGCGAAATGGCGTGGAAATAA
- a CDS encoding M16 family metallopeptidase, giving the protein MILKKSLRILIGLFALTASATHSIAQENRNALLPVDPSLRFGRLSNGFTYYIKRNTVQENKVIIYLINKVGSILENEKQRGLAHFLEHMAFNGTAHYPKNELLNYLQKSGVRFGADLNAFTGFNVTEYQLPILLKDSKQIHDALQVTRDWAQSVTLDDEEIEKERGVIMSEKRLHKGLEQRIEDKTDSLTYNGSLYGDRAPIGLEEVILHSDHKEIRDFYHDWYRPDLQALVIVGDIDVNQVEKEIKSLFSDLKMPGQPKLRKEIGIPLLGKNQFLVVTDPEIKQPAMDVTIKFPRLVVKTKSDYIEGLSRNLISIMSNDRFNEIMQLPNPPFLSAGVQIGGFEGGLDILTGGVTTKPGELETGARAWWHEMLRMKVQGFTKTELSRAKEVILAGLDNQYKDRDKLGADVFVAKYGDQFLTGATAMDIEAETKLAKSALDTLGVTYVNDLFKKYLKDTDRDIIIKEESNQTTVSESEVTRWINEEASKPFKPYEDKALQRTALIDNKPLGGQIVNERSLPDVGATELKLSNGIRVLLKPTKIKNDQLLFNGYSKGGLSQVSDANFYSGNLAATIVGASGAGNWSALELNRWMERNNTNVSPYIDDNYQGIAGSGEPSKLEEMMQLITLYFTNPRRDPIAFNNLMQQVKSSIESNASIPQAIFSDTVKTILGDHQFRKSPMPLQRIDEVNLDRALEVYRDRFKDASGFTFTFVGNFDIVSLKKLAAQYLGSLPALNRQEEVKDLHLFYPTGRIARKVIAGSELRATVVLGYPGRFDFSIESNRQMDAIAKILEFHLISHLREDEGGIYTVNSSLHSVQYPTGQYLYTINFDCDPENVESLILSANSEIASLKSNGPTDDDVEKFKAEYRAFMVQAFNDNGIWLDYLTNQLQIKGEPGPVDISARLKLITKESLQATAQKYFNSNNYVRIILLPKIK; this is encoded by the coding sequence ATGATCTTAAAAAAAAGCTTAAGAATACTAATAGGGCTATTTGCCTTAACTGCATCTGCCACTCACTCAATTGCCCAGGAAAATCGTAATGCTTTGCTGCCGGTAGATCCATCGCTAAGGTTTGGAAGACTGTCTAACGGTTTTACCTACTATATTAAGCGCAATACAGTTCAGGAAAATAAGGTGATAATTTACCTAATTAACAAAGTGGGGTCCATATTGGAGAACGAAAAACAGCGTGGACTCGCGCACTTCCTTGAACACATGGCATTTAACGGCACTGCCCATTATCCGAAAAATGAATTACTAAATTATCTCCAAAAGTCAGGTGTCCGGTTTGGCGCAGACCTGAATGCTTTTACTGGCTTTAATGTTACCGAGTATCAACTGCCAATTCTTTTAAAGGACAGTAAGCAAATACATGACGCATTACAGGTAACCCGTGACTGGGCGCAAAGTGTCACACTGGACGACGAGGAGATTGAAAAAGAGCGTGGCGTGATCATGTCGGAAAAACGTTTGCACAAAGGTTTAGAGCAACGCATTGAAGATAAGACCGATTCCCTTACTTATAACGGCTCACTGTATGGCGACCGCGCGCCAATTGGACTGGAAGAAGTTATCCTTCATTCTGACCATAAAGAAATTAGAGACTTTTATCACGATTGGTACCGCCCTGATCTACAAGCGCTTGTTATTGTCGGGGACATTGATGTAAACCAGGTTGAAAAGGAAATCAAAAGCCTTTTTAGCGATTTGAAAATGCCAGGTCAACCTAAGCTTAGAAAAGAGATTGGTATTCCGTTATTAGGTAAAAATCAATTCTTGGTAGTTACAGACCCGGAGATTAAACAACCGGCGATGGATGTAACAATAAAGTTCCCGCGACTTGTTGTAAAGACTAAAAGCGACTACATTGAAGGGTTATCACGTAATCTTATTTCGATAATGTCCAACGACCGTTTTAACGAGATTATGCAGTTACCTAATCCGCCATTTTTATCTGCAGGTGTACAGATTGGTGGTTTTGAAGGAGGTCTTGATATATTGACTGGAGGAGTTACCACTAAGCCCGGTGAGCTCGAAACAGGTGCTCGCGCCTGGTGGCATGAAATGTTGCGTATGAAAGTGCAGGGATTTACAAAAACAGAACTGAGCCGGGCAAAGGAAGTAATCCTGGCGGGCCTAGACAACCAATATAAGGACCGCGATAAACTTGGAGCAGATGTTTTTGTAGCAAAATATGGCGACCAGTTTTTAACCGGCGCGACAGCTATGGATATAGAGGCAGAAACAAAACTGGCTAAATCCGCACTGGATACGCTTGGGGTTACCTATGTTAACGATCTTTTCAAAAAATACCTTAAAGATACAGACCGGGATATTATCATTAAAGAGGAAAGTAATCAGACTACAGTTTCCGAATCAGAAGTAACGAGATGGATTAACGAAGAGGCATCGAAGCCATTCAAGCCGTACGAGGATAAAGCATTACAACGTACGGCCCTGATAGATAATAAGCCTTTAGGGGGGCAGATCGTTAACGAGCGATCTTTACCTGATGTTGGTGCAACAGAGTTAAAATTGAGTAATGGTATCCGTGTGCTACTAAAGCCAACAAAGATTAAGAATGACCAGCTTTTATTTAACGGGTATAGCAAAGGCGGTTTATCCCAGGTAAGTGATGCGAATTTTTATTCGGGAAATTTGGCAGCAACGATAGTCGGCGCCAGCGGAGCCGGAAACTGGTCAGCGCTTGAATTGAACAGATGGATGGAACGTAATAACACCAATGTCAGCCCATATATTGACGACAATTACCAGGGGATTGCCGGTTCTGGCGAGCCTTCCAAACTGGAAGAAATGATGCAATTGATCACCCTCTATTTTACTAATCCGCGGCGAGATCCGATAGCCTTTAATAACTTAATGCAGCAAGTCAAATCTTCAATAGAAAGCAATGCTTCAATACCTCAGGCCATTTTCTCCGACACCGTAAAAACAATTTTGGGCGATCACCAATTCAGAAAATCGCCAATGCCTTTGCAAAGGATCGATGAGGTCAATCTGGATAGAGCTCTCGAAGTATACCGCGACCGATTTAAAGACGCCAGTGGTTTCACGTTTACCTTTGTTGGTAATTTTGATATCGTCAGTTTAAAGAAACTTGCGGCGCAGTACCTCGGTTCTTTACCAGCGCTCAATCGTCAGGAAGAAGTCAAAGACCTACATCTGTTTTACCCGACCGGGCGGATTGCAAGAAAAGTCATCGCAGGTAGTGAATTACGCGCAACAGTAGTACTTGGGTACCCGGGAAGGTTTGATTTCAGTATTGAGTCCAATCGCCAGATGGATGCGATAGCTAAAATATTAGAATTTCATTTAATCAGCCACTTAAGAGAGGATGAAGGTGGTATTTACACGGTCAACTCTTCATTGCATTCAGTTCAATATCCAACCGGACAGTATTTATATACCATTAATTTTGATTGTGACCCCGAAAATGTAGAGAGCTTGATCCTTAGTGCAAACAGTGAAATTGCTTCACTAAAATCGAACGGCCCCACCGACGATGATGTTGAAAAGTTTAAAGCGGAATATAGGGCCTTCATGGTCCAGGCCTTCAATGACAACGGTATCTGGCTTGATTACCTAACCAACCAACTCCAGATCAAAGGAGAACCGGGGCCGGTTGATATCTCCGCAAGGCTCAAATTAATAACTAAGGAAAGCCTGCAGGCTACTGCCCAAAAGTATTTCAACAGTAATAACTATGTTAGGATAATACTACTTCCGAAAATCAAATAA